In Platichthys flesus chromosome 21, fPlaFle2.1, whole genome shotgun sequence, the following are encoded in one genomic region:
- the pdss1 gene encoding decaprenyl-diphosphate synthase subunit 1, whose protein sequence is MAGPWWSRCRNWSTNFASASVFETLRRVSGRSAALTEAAFPGRASWSSRPRNEAQPSTNLKISNFTSSLNRLKPRLLCPTLQPCCCRTIHSDAQVQDPFTLAQKDLTSLYDDIKKELFVSKEELKFLCDYYFDGKGKAIRPMIVVLMARALNIHSNRAGDLLPGQRAIAMISEMIHTASLVHDDVIDGSDKRRGKGTIHEVWGERKAILAGDFILSAASLALARIGNITVVKVLSQVIEDLVRGEFMQLGSKENENERFKHYLEKTFKKTASLIANSCKAVSILVNPDPDVHEIAFQFGKNVGIAFQLVDDVLDFTSGASQLGKPSAADLKLGLATGPVLFACQQFPELHAMIMRRFSSDGDVDRAWKYVLQSDGVEQTSFLARHYGQEAIRHVRMLRPSPERDALIRLTEMVLTRDK, encoded by the exons ATGGCGGGTCCCTGGTGGAGCCGCTGTCGGAACTGGAGCACAAACTTTGCGAGTGCGTCTGTGTTCGAAACCCTGCGGCGTGTGAGCGGCCGGTCTGCGGCTCTGACCGAGGCGGCTTTCCCGGGCCGGGCGTCCTGGAGCTCCAGGCCCCGGAACGAG GCACAGCCGTCGACAAACCTGAAAATCTCCAACTTTACCTCATCTCTAAACAG ACTCAAGCCCCGGTTGCTGTGTCCCACACTACAGCcgtgctgctgcaggacgatACACAGCGACGCTCAGGTCCAGGACCCGTTCACGTTAGCCCAGAAAGACCTGACGAGTTTATACGATGAtataaaaaag GAACTGTTTGTGTCTAAAGAAGAGCTGAAGTTTCTCTGTGACTACTACTTTGATGGAAAAGGCAAAGCGATCCGACCGATGATTGTCGTCCTGATGGCGCGGGCTCTCAACATCCACAGCAACCGAGCAGG AGATCTGCTCCCGGGGCAGAGGGCCATCGCCATGATCTCAGAGATGATTCACACTGCCAGTCTGGTGCACGACGACGTCATAGACGGCTCAGATAAGCGGCGTGGAAAGGGAACGATCCATGAAGTGTGGGGTGAAAGAAAG GCGATCTTAGCTGGAGATTTCATTCTCTCAGCCGCCTCCTTGGCTTTAGCTCGTATCGGTAACATCACTGTGGTTAAGGTTCTATCGCAAGTCATAGAAGACCTGGTCAGAG GTGAGTTCATGCAGCTGGGCTCCAAAGAGAACGAGAACGAGCGATTCAAGCACTACCTCGAGAAAACCTTCAAGAAGACGGCGAGTCTCATTGCAAACAGTTGTAAAGCA GTTTCCATTCTGGTAAACCCTGATCCTGATGTTCATGAAATCGCCTTCCAGTTCGGGAAGAATGTCGGTATCGCATTCCAG CTCGTGGACGACGTGTTGGACTTCACATCAggagccagtcagctggggaAACCTTCAGCCGCAGATCTCAAACTGGGTTTAGCCACTGGACCAGTTCTGTTTGCCTGTCAACAG TTTCCTGAGCTTCATGCAATGATCATGAGACGGTTCAGCTCTGATGGAGATGTAGATCGAGCCTGGAAATACGTCCTTCAG AGTGATGGCGTAGAACAGACCAGCTTCCTGGCCCGGCACTACGGTCAAGAAGCCATCCGACACGTCCGTATGCTCCGGCCGTCCCCGGAGAGAGACGCCCTCATCAGGCTCACGGAGATGGTGCTCACCAGAGACAAATGA